One genomic window of Paenisporosarcina antarctica includes the following:
- a CDS encoding M24 family metallopeptidase, which translates to MNKIKQISSYLTQHNLDAAFITNPDNVFYVSGFRSNPHERLLGVVVFQEAEPLMICPNMEVPDAKAAGWAFDVVGHQDTDHPWKLLKDAIIGKGIVISNLAIEKSHMTVERLEALQELFPLASFARLDDQLNSMRVIKDENELEILRQAAKYADYAIEVGVNEIAEGKTELEILTAIELALKKKGISHMSFDTMVLSGPKTASPHGKPGDRKIQKGDFVLFDLGVIYKGYCSDITRTVSFGEPTDSQREVYETVRKAEQDAVNAVKPGVRAMDLDKIARDVITKAGYGEFFTHRLGHGLGISVHEFPSITGINDMQLTEGMVFTIEPGIYDPSITGVRIEDDLVVTKDGVEILTKYPKELVIIPTGN; encoded by the coding sequence ATGAACAAAATCAAACAAATTTCATCATATTTAACACAACACAATTTGGACGCTGCATTTATTACAAATCCCGATAACGTCTTTTATGTATCTGGATTTCGTAGCAATCCTCATGAACGTTTACTGGGTGTTGTTGTGTTTCAAGAAGCAGAGCCCCTAATGATTTGCCCTAACATGGAAGTACCTGATGCAAAGGCAGCTGGATGGGCATTTGATGTCGTTGGTCACCAAGACACCGATCATCCTTGGAAATTATTAAAAGACGCGATTATTGGCAAAGGCATTGTCATATCTAATCTTGCAATTGAAAAATCACATATGACAGTTGAACGCTTGGAAGCGCTGCAGGAATTGTTCCCACTTGCTTCATTTGCTAGATTAGACGATCAATTAAACTCAATGCGTGTGATAAAAGATGAAAATGAATTAGAGATTCTTCGTCAGGCAGCAAAATATGCAGACTATGCAATTGAAGTTGGAGTAAATGAAATTGCTGAAGGAAAGACCGAACTTGAAATTTTAACAGCTATTGAGCTTGCTCTAAAGAAAAAAGGAATTTCTCATATGTCTTTTGATACGATGGTTCTGAGTGGTCCAAAAACAGCATCACCTCATGGCAAACCAGGTGACCGTAAAATTCAAAAAGGTGATTTCGTATTATTTGATTTAGGGGTTATTTATAAAGGATATTGTTCTGATATTACGCGTACTGTATCTTTTGGAGAACCGACTGATTCTCAAAGAGAAGTGTATGAAACGGTAAGAAAAGCAGAACAAGATGCAGTGAATGCCGTAAAACCGGGTGTACGCGCGATGGATTTAGATAAAATTGCACGTGACGTTATAACAAAAGCTGGATACGGTGAATTCTTTACTCATCGCTTAGGTCATGGTCTTGGTATTTCTGTTCATGAGTTCCCTTCAATAACAGGTATTAATGATATGCAATTAACTGAAGGCATGGTGTTCACGATTGAACCTGGAATTTATGATCCAAGTATTACCGGTGTTCGAATTGAAGACGACCTTGTTGTAACAAAAGATGGCGTTGAAATCTTAACTAAGTATCCTAAAGAGTTAGTTATCATTCCAACCGGAAATTAG
- the accD gene encoding acetyl-CoA carboxylase, carboxyltransferase subunit beta, which yields MIRDIFSRNRKKKYATIPNDASKSDVPEGIMTKCPECKHIGLTKDLLKNKKVCPTCEHHYKMTAYERVDIILDEGTFVSMDDHLGTVNPLNFPGYTDKIKSDSEKTGLNEAVLTGNGLLDGRKVVVAIMDAHFRMGSMGSVVGEKITRAIEDATKQRIPFIIFTASGGARMQEGVLSLMQMAKTSVALKRHSEKGHLFISILTHPTTGGVSASFASIGDINLAEPKALIGFAGRRVIEQTVREKLPENFQTSEFLLAHGQLDAVVHRSSMKETVSTLVKLHSKGDK from the coding sequence ATGATTCGTGATATATTTTCAAGAAATCGCAAAAAAAAATATGCAACAATTCCAAATGATGCATCAAAATCCGATGTACCAGAAGGCATAATGACTAAATGTCCAGAATGTAAACATATTGGCTTAACGAAAGATTTACTGAAAAACAAAAAAGTGTGTCCGACATGCGAACATCATTATAAAATGACTGCTTATGAACGTGTGGATATTATCTTGGATGAAGGAACTTTTGTTTCAATGGACGACCATTTAGGAACAGTTAATCCTCTTAATTTTCCGGGTTATACAGATAAGATTAAGTCAGACAGTGAAAAAACAGGATTAAATGAAGCTGTATTAACTGGTAATGGTTTGCTTGATGGACGCAAAGTTGTGGTAGCAATTATGGACGCCCATTTCCGTATGGGGTCAATGGGTTCTGTTGTTGGAGAAAAAATTACTCGAGCTATTGAAGATGCAACAAAGCAAAGAATACCATTTATTATTTTTACGGCTAGCGGAGGAGCAAGAATGCAAGAAGGCGTCCTTTCGTTAATGCAAATGGCTAAAACGAGTGTTGCACTTAAGCGTCATAGTGAAAAAGGGCATTTATTTATATCTATTTTGACACATCCTACTACTGGTGGTGTTTCTGCAAGTTTTGCGTCCATCGGTGACATAAATTTAGCGGAACCAAAAGCATTAATTGGTTTTGCTGGTCGACGTGTGATTGAACAGACTGTTCGTGAAAAACTTCCAGAGAATTTCCAAACTTCTGAATTCTTATTAGCACATGGTCAACTTGATGCAGTGGTTCATCGTTCTTCAATGAAAGAAACAGTATCCACGCTTGTGAAGCTTCATTCGAAAGGAGACAAATAA
- the ald gene encoding alanine dehydrogenase, translated as MKIGVPKEIKNNENRVAMTPAGVVNLSVFGHEVFIETGAGLGSGFTDKAYKTAGAKIVATATEAWAQDMVMKVKEPIASEYGYFHEGLILFTYLHLAPEPELTKALVDNKVVGIAYETVQLPNNSLPLLTPMSEVAGRMSTQIGAQFLEKIHGGMGILLGGVPGVSRGKVTIIGGGIAGTNAARVAVGMGAEVTIIDLSPDRLRQLEELFGRDVQTLISNPFNISESVKNSDLVIGAVLIPGAKAPKIVTEEMIKSMRPGSVIVDIAIDQGGIFESSDRITTHDNPTYEKFGVVHYAVANMPGAVPRTSTMALTNVTVPYAVQIANKGYVQACLDNGALLKGLNTLDGHVTYQAVSDAQGLPYVAAEELLVQ; from the coding sequence ATGAAAATTGGAGTTCCAAAAGAAATAAAAAACAATGAAAACCGCGTTGCAATGACGCCAGCTGGTGTCGTTAACTTATCAGTTTTCGGACATGAAGTATTTATTGAAACTGGAGCAGGACTTGGTTCGGGCTTCACGGATAAAGCATACAAAACTGCAGGTGCAAAAATTGTTGCAACAGCTACAGAAGCATGGGCACAGGATATGGTTATGAAAGTAAAAGAACCAATTGCATCTGAATATGGTTATTTTCATGAAGGTCTAATTTTGTTTACATATTTACATTTAGCTCCAGAACCAGAATTAACAAAAGCATTAGTGGACAACAAAGTCGTTGGAATTGCATATGAAACCGTCCAACTTCCAAATAATTCATTGCCATTGTTAACTCCTATGAGTGAAGTAGCTGGACGTATGTCTACTCAAATTGGTGCACAATTCTTAGAAAAAATCCACGGAGGAATGGGAATATTACTAGGTGGTGTACCTGGAGTTTCTCGTGGTAAAGTAACAATTATTGGCGGTGGTATCGCTGGTACAAACGCTGCACGTGTTGCAGTAGGCATGGGAGCAGAAGTTACTATCATTGATTTAAGTCCAGATCGTCTTCGTCAATTAGAAGAATTATTTGGTCGCGATGTGCAAACATTAATTTCAAATCCATTTAACATTTCAGAATCAGTTAAAAATTCTGATCTTGTTATTGGAGCTGTATTAATTCCAGGAGCAAAAGCACCTAAAATTGTTACAGAAGAAATGATTAAATCGATGAGACCTGGATCAGTTATTGTCGATATTGCAATTGACCAAGGAGGAATTTTCGAAAGTTCAGATCGAATTACTACTCATGATAATCCAACTTACGAAAAATTCGGTGTTGTTCATTACGCAGTAGCAAACATGCCTGGTGCAGTTCCACGTACATCAACAATGGCATTAACAAATGTAACAGTTCCTTATGCAGTGCAAATTGCAAACAAGGGATATGTACAAGCTTGTTTAGATAACGGAGCACTTTTAAAAGGACTTAACACACTAGATGGACATGTTACGTATCAAGCAGTATCAGATGCGCAAGGTCTTCCTTACGTTGCTGCTGAAGAACTTTTAGTTCAATAA
- a CDS encoding DHH family phosphoesterase: MKRQIIDTISAYETIIIHRHVRPDPDAYGSSFGLKEILKKTYPEKKIYVVGDHEETLTFLTKPDILQDDQFEGALIIVTDTANTERIDDQRYTSGAFLIKIDHHPNDDAYGDLFWVNTQASSVSEMIYELYEEGKGIANWQMCDAAARLLFAGIVGDTGRFMFQSTSQKTFDTAGDLIKYNFDRTELFNGMYEVDRNLLHLQGHIYQHFIMDENGAAYIKLPVETLKDFGVTASETSLLVGSLGNVKGIKAWIMFIEEEDQIRVRLRSKGPVINELAKQYGGGGHALASGASVYSWNEVDEVIDKLIKICK, encoded by the coding sequence ATGAAGCGTCAAATCATTGACACAATATCTGCATACGAAACAATTATTATTCATCGACATGTTCGCCCAGATCCTGATGCATACGGGTCTTCATTTGGTTTAAAAGAAATTTTGAAGAAAACTTATCCCGAAAAAAAAATATATGTAGTGGGGGACCATGAGGAAACGTTAACGTTTCTAACTAAACCCGACATCTTGCAAGATGACCAATTTGAAGGTGCGCTTATTATCGTCACGGATACAGCTAATACGGAGCGTATAGATGATCAGCGTTATACATCTGGTGCTTTCTTAATAAAGATTGATCATCATCCCAATGATGATGCTTATGGAGATTTATTTTGGGTGAATACTCAGGCTAGTTCTGTGAGTGAAATGATTTATGAACTGTACGAAGAAGGAAAAGGAATAGCAAACTGGCAAATGTGTGATGCAGCTGCGCGTCTCTTATTCGCAGGAATTGTAGGAGATACTGGCAGATTTATGTTCCAAAGTACTAGTCAAAAAACATTTGATACTGCAGGAGATTTGATTAAATATAACTTCGATCGGACGGAATTGTTTAATGGCATGTATGAAGTGGACCGTAATTTATTACATTTACAAGGACATATTTATCAACATTTCATAATGGATGAAAATGGAGCAGCTTATATTAAATTGCCAGTCGAAACATTGAAAGACTTTGGAGTAACAGCAAGTGAAACATCTCTCTTAGTAGGCTCCCTTGGCAATGTGAAAGGAATTAAAGCTTGGATTATGTTTATTGAAGAAGAGGATCAAATACGCGTTCGACTTCGCTCTAAAGGTCCCGTAATTAATGAATTGGCTAAGCAGTATGGTGGAGGTGGACACGCACTGGCGTCAGGAGCTTCCGTCTATTCGTGGAATGAAGTGGATGAAGTTATAGATAAGTTAATAAAAATATGCAAGTGA
- a CDS encoding metal-dependent hydrolase, protein MYVSFHGHSIVKIKTGDYSILIDPFITGNDLTDLVANEENPDVILLTHGHNDHVGDTVAIAKASGALVVAPTELATYLAWQGVKTHAMHIGGAKEFEFGKVKLTQAFHGSSFVTEDNEIIYTGMPAGILFTAEGKTIYHAGDTSLFGDMKLIGERHPIDLAFLPIGDNFTMGIEDAAYAVELLNPKAVVPIHYDTFPPIKQNPLNFKNLVQGVKVHVLSAGEGVEV, encoded by the coding sequence ATGTATGTCTCTTTTCACGGACATTCGATTGTCAAAATAAAAACTGGTGATTATTCCATATTAATCGACCCATTTATTACAGGAAACGACTTGACAGATTTAGTCGCAAACGAAGAGAACCCAGATGTTATTTTATTAACACATGGTCATAATGATCATGTAGGGGATACGGTAGCCATTGCAAAAGCAAGTGGTGCACTTGTTGTAGCGCCAACTGAACTTGCAACCTACTTAGCTTGGCAAGGTGTGAAAACACATGCGATGCATATAGGTGGAGCTAAAGAATTTGAGTTTGGAAAAGTGAAATTAACACAAGCGTTTCACGGTTCTTCTTTTGTAACAGAAGACAATGAAATTATCTATACTGGAATGCCAGCAGGCATACTATTTACTGCAGAAGGTAAAACTATTTATCATGCTGGTGATACATCATTGTTTGGAGATATGAAGTTAATCGGTGAACGTCATCCAATCGATTTAGCATTTCTTCCAATTGGAGATAACTTTACGATGGGGATTGAAGACGCAGCTTACGCAGTGGAGTTATTAAATCCTAAAGCAGTTGTACCGATTCACTATGATACGTTCCCACCAATTAAACAAAACCCTTTGAATTTTAAGAATCTAGTTCAAGGAGTGAAAGTTCACGTTCTAAGCGCAGGTGAAGGAGTAGAAGTATAA
- a CDS encoding FadR/GntR family transcriptional regulator produces the protein MTNQSKKMFLQIVRELRLLIQNENIRQGEKLPSERELAERLQVGRSTVREALRSLELLGLIETRRGEGTFLTDFRKHKLVDVLSTFIMQDPKALQDVHITRELHEKEAIRIVAGSTKLNQLPVWTSLLKQLHEHGTIVREDLIREILISSNNRLSLKMWFLLKQYGEEPYQGNTEIEEIDYIQDILMAILDGEIERAITSYTAWTIWLSQGRETS, from the coding sequence ATGACCAATCAATCAAAAAAAATGTTTTTACAAATCGTTCGTGAACTGCGCCTTCTTATTCAAAATGAAAACATCCGACAAGGGGAGAAACTTCCCTCTGAACGAGAATTAGCGGAACGACTCCAAGTAGGGAGATCGACCGTTCGAGAAGCTCTACGCAGTCTAGAACTCTTAGGCTTAATTGAAACCAGACGTGGAGAAGGGACTTTTCTAACAGATTTTCGTAAACATAAACTAGTTGATGTTTTATCAACATTTATTATGCAAGACCCCAAAGCGTTGCAAGATGTTCATATCACACGCGAGTTACATGAAAAAGAAGCAATCCGTATTGTTGCGGGGTCAACAAAACTCAATCAACTACCTGTATGGACGAGCTTACTAAAACAATTGCATGAACATGGAACTATAGTACGAGAGGATTTGATTCGTGAAATTCTCATTTCCAGCAATAATCGTTTGTCACTGAAAATGTGGTTTTTATTAAAGCAATACGGTGAAGAGCCATATCAAGGGAATACAGAAATAGAAGAAATTGATTATATTCAAGACATACTAATGGCTATTTTAGATGGTGAGATTGAACGGGCTATCACTTCATATACAGCTTGGACAATTTGGTTATCACAAGGGAGAGAGACTTCATGA
- the dnaE gene encoding DNA polymerase III subunit alpha, with translation MLPVYPQVGTSADLLNSTIRLEKLIPFLQQQQATSVAITNKRLYGILPFYLALKKAGLHPVIGLSCSIELTDETIVEVQIYAKSNFGYQNLLKISSALETKALTALPIKWLQAYKKDCFVVVTMSKLELLELDAVETILAELKTCLSSSYLLGGMERPGGAIASIENELIELCEKKQIQLMATHQANYISSKDAFAYEVAQAIASGTKLNDAHRQKPNHEHYYLPTGQQWSEWFSDHPEWLETTEFILQSCHVELVTNQLHMPKFPVPDNVQTKDILREKCNSGLEARLEDFNGLYKDRLEMELKVINQMGYADYFLIVADFMEYAKNNQILTGPGRGSSASSLVAYSLYITHVDPLEYGLLFERFLNPQRISMPDIDIDFADHRRQEVIQYVAKKYGNTHVAQIVTFGTLSAKAAARDVARVFGFDSTVLEMISKKLSNKPGISFEEAVNSSENLKKWIEVDPTHQKWYDIVKELEGLPRNSSTHAAGVVLSPVPLVELLPIEDGQDGIYLTQWPMKEVEQSGLLKMDFLGLRNLTILDRIRTMIWIDQKKWVDFEKIPLNHDETFKLLQQGDTSGVFQLESDGMRQALRDIKPTHFLDIVAVNALYRPGPMDNIPTYKRRKHNEEKTLYVHPMLEPILKETFGVIVYQEQIMQISSKMAGFSFGESDILRRAVSKKNRQVLDEQRQYFVENAQRNHFTKQEATEVYDLIVRFADYGFPKSHAVAYSLISYQMAYLKVQFPAYFYASLLTAAIGNQEKVMRLIQEVKKYNIKLLPPSIHKSGLTFRVENGAIRFGLSAVKGVSTVFLRGLIENRKQQQPPWQDIFELAASLSAEQFTRKQVEPLIKAGALDDFGQNRATLLSTLDAAVKYAELVRPNIEQDLFDGDVISFGKPKYVRNAEIPEMIKLQFERETLGLYMSNHPVERLKKEMQLQVMSIQEIKYEGKGRAVSIIGMIEDIRRIRTKKGEAMAFVTVQDETSDISCTFFPKDYSQHNLLIKEQNVIKIEGTVEWRQGNPQIIVKNMRALSN, from the coding sequence ATGTTACCAGTTTATCCACAAGTAGGTACATCAGCTGATTTACTTAATAGTACGATTCGTCTGGAAAAATTGATTCCATTCCTTCAACAACAACAAGCGACATCAGTAGCCATTACAAATAAGCGTTTATATGGTATTTTGCCATTTTACCTTGCTCTAAAAAAGGCCGGACTTCATCCAGTGATTGGATTATCGTGCAGTATAGAATTAACTGATGAAACAATAGTAGAAGTTCAAATTTATGCAAAATCAAATTTTGGCTATCAAAACCTATTGAAAATCAGTAGTGCACTAGAAACGAAAGCGCTTACGGCTCTGCCTATTAAATGGTTACAAGCATATAAAAAAGATTGCTTTGTCGTCGTCACAATGTCAAAACTTGAGTTATTGGAATTGGATGCAGTGGAAACAATATTAGCTGAATTAAAGACATGTCTGAGTTCTTCTTATCTTTTAGGGGGAATGGAAAGACCTGGTGGAGCTATTGCTAGTATTGAAAATGAATTGATTGAACTGTGTGAGAAAAAACAAATTCAACTAATGGCAACTCATCAAGCCAATTACATATCTTCAAAAGATGCATTTGCATATGAAGTGGCTCAAGCAATTGCTAGTGGTACTAAACTTAATGATGCACATCGCCAGAAACCTAACCACGAACATTATTATTTGCCGACAGGTCAACAATGGAGTGAATGGTTCTCAGACCATCCCGAATGGCTAGAAACCACTGAGTTCATTTTGCAGAGTTGCCATGTTGAACTTGTTACGAACCAACTACATATGCCAAAATTTCCTGTTCCAGATAATGTTCAAACTAAAGATATATTACGTGAAAAATGCAACTCTGGTCTTGAAGCGAGGTTAGAAGATTTTAATGGGCTTTACAAGGATAGACTTGAAATGGAACTTAAAGTAATTAATCAAATGGGCTACGCAGATTATTTTTTAATTGTGGCAGACTTTATGGAATATGCTAAAAACAATCAAATTTTAACTGGACCAGGTCGTGGTTCTTCTGCAAGTTCTCTCGTCGCATATTCCTTATACATTACACATGTAGACCCACTCGAATATGGATTATTATTTGAACGTTTCTTAAATCCACAACGAATTTCTATGCCAGATATAGATATCGATTTTGCCGATCATCGCCGCCAAGAGGTCATTCAATACGTGGCCAAGAAATACGGGAACACCCATGTTGCCCAGATTGTCACTTTCGGTACATTGTCTGCAAAAGCAGCAGCGAGAGATGTGGCACGCGTTTTCGGATTTGATAGTACGGTACTCGAAATGATTTCAAAAAAATTGTCTAATAAACCTGGCATTTCCTTTGAAGAAGCTGTAAATAGCTCTGAGAATTTAAAGAAATGGATTGAAGTAGATCCTACACATCAAAAATGGTATGACATTGTTAAAGAGCTTGAGGGCTTGCCGAGAAATTCGTCAACACATGCAGCAGGTGTTGTTTTATCACCAGTTCCGTTAGTCGAACTTTTACCGATTGAAGATGGACAAGATGGCATTTATTTAACACAGTGGCCGATGAAAGAGGTTGAACAAAGCGGCTTACTTAAAATGGACTTTCTAGGATTACGTAACTTAACGATCCTCGACAGAATTCGTACCATGATTTGGATCGATCAGAAAAAATGGGTAGACTTCGAGAAAATCCCACTCAATCATGATGAGACATTTAAACTACTTCAACAAGGAGACACATCAGGGGTATTCCAATTAGAATCAGACGGTATGAGACAAGCTTTGCGTGATATTAAACCAACGCATTTCCTTGATATTGTGGCAGTTAATGCCTTGTATAGGCCAGGTCCGATGGATAATATCCCTACCTATAAACGCCGAAAACATAATGAAGAAAAAACGCTATATGTACATCCTATGCTTGAACCCATATTAAAAGAAACATTCGGCGTCATTGTCTATCAAGAACAAATTATGCAAATCTCATCGAAAATGGCTGGTTTTTCTTTCGGTGAATCGGATATTTTAAGAAGAGCTGTAAGTAAGAAGAATAGACAAGTGTTAGATGAGCAACGACAATACTTTGTTGAAAATGCACAACGCAATCATTTTACAAAGCAGGAAGCAACTGAAGTATACGATTTAATCGTTCGATTTGCGGATTATGGATTCCCTAAAAGTCATGCAGTTGCATATAGCTTAATTTCCTATCAAATGGCTTATTTAAAGGTACAGTTTCCTGCTTACTTCTATGCTTCGTTGTTGACTGCTGCAATTGGTAACCAAGAAAAAGTTATGCGCTTGATTCAAGAAGTGAAAAAATACAATATTAAGCTCTTACCTCCTTCAATACATAAAAGCGGCTTAACATTTCGAGTAGAAAACGGTGCAATTCGGTTTGGTTTATCAGCTGTAAAAGGGGTTTCTACCGTCTTTTTAAGAGGGTTAATTGAAAATCGCAAACAGCAACAGCCACCATGGCAAGATATTTTTGAGCTAGCAGCAAGTTTATCTGCAGAACAATTTACTAGAAAGCAGGTTGAACCTCTAATAAAAGCTGGTGCCCTCGACGACTTTGGACAAAATCGCGCAACTTTACTGTCGACTCTTGATGCAGCTGTTAAATATGCAGAACTCGTCAGGCCAAATATCGAACAGGATTTATTTGATGGAGATGTTATTTCTTTTGGTAAGCCGAAGTATGTGAGAAACGCAGAAATACCTGAAATGATAAAACTTCAATTTGAACGTGAAACATTAGGATTGTATATGTCCAATCACCCTGTGGAGCGCTTGAAAAAGGAAATGCAACTTCAAGTTATGTCTATTCAAGAAATTAAATATGAAGGCAAAGGTCGTGCAGTATCCATAATCGGAATGATTGAAGATATACGTAGAATTCGCACAAAAAAAGGTGAAGCGATGGCATTCGTTACGGTTCAAGATGAAACTTCGGATATTTCATGTACCTTTTTTCCAAAAGATTATAGCCAACACAATCTTCTTATTAAAGAACAAAATGTAATTAAAATAGAAGGTACTGTTGAATGGAGACAAGGTAATCCTCAAATCATTGTCAAAAATATGCGAGCATTGTCGAATTGA
- a CDS encoding YtpI family protein: MINVVLVSLIIISFVFYFYFKTKQFRNNLPIAKKWYANRSLVALGSLLFFFGLNQLSLFPSTLTYVISGLFIIIGLFTVVYYYRVAKHYGQFVEEEFHLNKK, from the coding sequence ATGATAAATGTAGTACTTGTCTCTTTAATTATCATTTCATTTGTGTTTTATTTTTATTTTAAAACAAAACAATTTCGTAATAACCTACCCATCGCTAAGAAATGGTATGCGAATCGTAGCTTAGTTGCTCTTGGTAGTTTGTTATTTTTCTTCGGTCTAAATCAACTATCTTTGTTCCCCTCGACATTAACTTATGTCATTTCGGGCTTGTTTATTATTATTGGTTTGTTCACCGTGGTTTATTATTATCGTGTGGCAAAGCATTATGGCCAATTTGTAGAAGAAGAATTTCATCTGAACAAAAAGTGA
- a CDS encoding DRTGG domain-containing protein — MATKHEIILQYIESLPVGDKISVRRIAKELEVSEGTAYRAIKEAENQRYVSTIERVGTIRIEKKKKENIDRLTFAEVVNIVDGQVLGGKSGLHKTLTKFVIGAMQLEDMMRYTDAGSLLIVGNRTKAHFTALKAGAAVLITGGFEASESSKKVADELDLPIISTSYDTFTVATMINRAIYDQLIKKEILFIEDIYVPYQETDFLRVNDEVKAYHEKNVQTKHAGFPVIDAHQKIVGIVTARDVIGKDHSESIEKVMTKNPITVTMKTSVATAGHRMIWEGIDLMPVINDYGILEGVISRQDVLKALQLAQRQPQQGETIDDIVKSQMKVLQEDDVAVEFTVTPQMTNQFGAISYGAFTTLLAEVGNYVLKIRKRGDSVAENMTIYFIKPVQMDSVLTVRPNILDMSRKFVKMEFDVFVGNTLVGKAMMMFQLLER; from the coding sequence GTGGCTACAAAACACGAGATAATATTACAATATATTGAGTCCTTACCAGTTGGAGATAAAATATCTGTAAGACGAATAGCAAAAGAGCTTGAAGTAAGTGAAGGAACAGCATACCGAGCAATTAAAGAGGCAGAAAATCAGCGATATGTAAGCACGATTGAGCGTGTTGGAACCATTCGAATTGAAAAGAAAAAGAAAGAAAATATCGATCGTTTAACCTTTGCAGAAGTTGTAAATATTGTGGATGGTCAAGTTTTGGGTGGGAAAAGCGGTTTACATAAAACATTAACTAAATTTGTAATTGGAGCAATGCAATTAGAAGATATGATGCGTTATACTGATGCAGGTAGTTTATTAATCGTTGGAAATCGAACGAAAGCTCATTTTACAGCACTTAAAGCTGGAGCAGCCGTATTGATAACTGGTGGATTTGAAGCATCAGAATCTTCGAAAAAAGTGGCAGATGAATTGGATCTTCCAATAATTTCGACAAGTTATGACACATTCACGGTTGCAACTATGATTAACCGTGCGATTTATGATCAGTTAATTAAAAAAGAAATCTTGTTCATAGAGGATATTTATGTACCCTATCAAGAAACCGATTTTTTACGTGTAAATGATGAAGTAAAAGCGTATCACGAAAAGAACGTACAGACGAAACATGCTGGATTTCCTGTTATAGACGCGCACCAAAAAATTGTGGGAATAGTGACAGCAAGAGATGTCATTGGAAAAGACCATAGTGAGTCTATTGAAAAAGTCATGACAAAAAATCCAATCACAGTCACGATGAAAACGAGTGTTGCAACTGCAGGACACCGGATGATTTGGGAGGGAATCGATTTAATGCCAGTAATCAATGATTACGGTATTTTAGAAGGTGTAATTAGCCGTCAAGATGTACTAAAAGCATTACAATTAGCACAAAGGCAACCTCAACAAGGTGAAACTATTGATGATATTGTTAAAAGTCAGATGAAAGTTTTGCAAGAAGATGATGTTGCGGTAGAATTCACAGTTACCCCTCAAATGACCAATCAATTTGGTGCAATTTCATATGGAGCATTTACCACACTTTTGGCTGAAGTTGGAAATTACGTGTTGAAAATTCGAAAACGCGGAGATAGCGTGGCTGAAAACATGACCATCTACTTTATAAAGCCTGTTCAGATGGATAGTGTTTTGACAGTGCGACCAAATATTCTAGACATGAGCCGAAAGTTCGTGAAAATGGAATTTGATGTGTTTGTTGGAAACACTTTAGTTGGGAAAGCAATGATGATGTTCCAATTGTTAGAGCGATAA